GGCAAGGAAATGATTTACTGGTTGGCAGAGCCATTATTTTTCAAGTTTGTGGGAAGATCTCTGTAGGACCTGGTAAGGTCAGCCTTGGAAGGAGTAAATATTATGCCCTTGAGGCCAACCACTTCCCCAGGCCAATGCCTCCCTCAGTTATTCCAAAGACAATCTAGAGGGGGAAGGTCTTCACCTTACTAGAGCTTTGCAGGTGATCTGATGTTATGAATCTGCTTGGCAGTGGTGAacagcaggaagagagagagaggtgatatGAAACATCTTGCCATATGCAGAATCCTGGCACGCTTACATTTTGTAATTGTAGCCCTCATGACATTGGAGACAGGCTTTTAACAGGGCATGCCTTGTCTCTCAAAGGCTCAGAAACAACTAAGGGTTTGGATGGTGCTTCCAGTGGTTGAGGGATGGCACATATGCACAGCCCCTTTTTCATGTTACACAGGTATTGCTTCTCTCCAGAAACAACATGCACCCCAGTACAAATAATACAATGAAAAGTAAGCAACTAGAAACATATacttaaataagtaaataaatttaaaaatatacctTGATACatgataaaataatataataatgcaGAGAGTAAATTTTGTTAGTCTATATATGTATATACTCACAGACACATTGTATATAACGCACACTTCCTCCACTATCCAATTTCTGCCAAAAAACTCCCAATACTGCAAAATCTTGATGTTTGCATTTTGGAATTACAAACATTGAGTTGAGGAATGCTGGCTCAGTTTGCTTTATTTCATAAACCAGATCTAGACATTTTGGTGCAGGAAACCTGACTCCTTCAGTGCAGTTATCTTTGCAGCACCTAGGTAGCTTGTGCAGATGTTCTTGTATGTATTAGTCAATTTGCTTCGCACTCTGAATAATTCTTCATGCTGCTATGAGTCCAATAACAAACCTCTGCCCTCCAATTCCAGGTGTGTACCCATCTTTCCCCCTACCTTCAGAGCTGAACTACTCCTTTCTCAGAGAAGAGGTGAGCAATGACGTAAAAAGGGGGTACAAAGACCCAGACCCGGAGGGCTACATGTGCAGGACTAGCTGAAATATCAGATGTGctgcaaattaaaacataatttggATTGGGTGCAGATTGGCTTGACCAGCTCTCTCATCCAACTCCCTACTGCCGGACAGGCCCCCAGGTACTAGACTTGAACAAATCATCCCATTCCATCCAGACccccatgtgccacaaacagAACAGCCCCTGTATCTCAGAAAGGTGTCTGCAAAGTGGCTGGTGGCCTTTCTGTGTCGGGAATCGTCTTAATGGGTCAGCTACCAGTTGTTTTGTGGGCTGGGGGAAGAGCATTGTTCCACTGGGACTCACCCAGAGGTTCCTGCTTATTTCCCAGGGTGAATGGCTCTTGTTGTTCAAGAGCATCCTGCCCTTCCAGGAGGTACTGAGCCAAGTGATGCCGCTCCCCATCTCCAACGGTGGCCTTAGGACCACGGCCAGCACTGAGGCGGTGAGCTGACTTTCTGCAGGGTGGGACGGCTACTTTCCCTTCTACCAGTTCTCACCTGTTGTGGTGTTTGTGCATTCTCCAGCATATCACGGCATATCTAACTGCCTCCTTTACTGAACTCACTCCTGGGAATTGAGGGTTTCATTTGCAGGGCAGTCAGCAGGGCACACACTGTAGAAGTGCTCTTAGGTCCTTATTAGGACTCGAGATCCTGTGTAAAGCTAAGAGCTCTGATTATGAACATGCGTAGTAATACTGACTCTCAATGgcaagcaggagaggccagaactGCCACCTTATATCATCTCCTGAATAGCTGGAGCACTGAGAACAGATTCTAGATACTAAGATGTTAAGTATTTCATTAGTTTAGACCAGGCAGAATTGGAATTTTCTTGCTATAGAGTTACTTTGATCTCCTGTACTCATTATAGAGGAAACCTGTACAGCCTCTATGGTTTAGTGTGCTGCATTTGATGCTACTGAGCTTGTGAGTAGCGGGACATACttctgcatcacacacacacttcccttcCTACAGGCCGACCCATGTAGGATACTGGTTAAATTGGGAAGAGTgggttgctctgcaaagtggctTCTAGGTGAAAGCCTGCAATCCAAAGGCCAGCTTCATTAGTGGAAAACGTTTCAGAGTATGTATGTCCATGGTTGGGATGCAGTTGATTTAAACAGCACTGTCTTTCCTTTTGAAGAGCTGGCAGCAGAGGAATGTGGAACTGCTCTGCTTTGTATTGTAGATTTGCAAATTCCTGATCCAGCTGAGCATGGATTTCAGTTCTTACTACAACCGGGTGCACATCCTGGGGGTAAGTGGCTGGAGCACAATAAGCGGCGGGGGGGAATATCCGGGGTATGTCAATGTATTGGAAGTGTTTTTGTCCATACTGCATTGACTTAAGGCTCCCTCAACCTAGATTTAAGAAGGCGGATTTATTGTAACTCAAATAATAAACTTGCGATAGGCTTAAGTTTAGAATGGAAAAACATGGAATTTGAATGAGCTGCACAGGGTTTAAATCTGGATTCAGACAAGCTTTGTGGCGTGTGACAAATTCATCACTCTGAGCCATATACTGTAGTGTTTCTGAAATGACGAGGTGTACAAGAGTGGATATTTTTGGCGAGTACTGTGGGGAAGAAGATGGGTTGGAAGCCGGCGGCTCACAGGTACTTGCTTCCATTTTTCCCCTTAAAGCTGTTTGCTACCGTTTTGAAAACTACTTCCTTTtaaaggaagatttttttttaaatttgacgAAGGCAAAAAGGATCTGCTTTCCAAACTAGATTCCACAGTGGTCGCAAGTGGGCAGGCTCTCTCTTGGGGAGAAAATGACAAGGACTAGCTCTGTGACCCGAAGGGTACCATTTGGGGTTGCCGTTGCCCAGGCTCTGCTAGTCCCATAGCATGGAAAGCTCTCCACACTGACTAACAAAGCAATAGAATTCTCCACATTCTTCACGTTTTCctgaaagtggctgacatcctaatgctaCATGCATGCTTCTAACAAAGGTACGCATGtagtgcttcccccccccccatgctaccAGAGCACGAGTGTTCTCGCATAAGAACGCAATTATTTTTGGCACTCTCCCactcctccagaagtgctctgttatAGCAGAAACACTTCAGTAGCATGGCGGTgagtgctgcatgcatgctgctgTTAGAAGCACGCAtgcagcattaatcaggatgttggccgCTGAGCCAAAACAGTGCCCTGTGTGATAAAATAGGGGGGATTCCTATCCAGGGACATGGAGGAGCAGAAGGGGAAACTTAGTCCCCCTAGATTCAAGGGAAGGCCAGCCCTTGAAAGGTCAGTCTCCTACTGACAGGAGCACATGGccatccttttttttttgcctccaaCAGGAGCCACGGTCCCACTTGTTCAGCCAGATGTTTGCCCGCTTGCAGCTTATGAAAGCCGTGAGGGAAGTGCTCCATAGTGCTCTGGCCACCCTCCACCTGCCTCCTCTTAGCCAAATCTGAGCAAGCCAGACCTGTGCCTGCTGAGGAGCTCACAGAACCCTGCCTCAGATCTTCCCGATGAAGAGCTTCATGAAGAGACAGGGGAAGCACAGCCCCATGGCCACAAGTGAGGAAAGGACTGTCACCAGTGATCGTCTGGCAAAACACAGCCCTGCAAGACCCAAATAATGTGTTGGACTTGAACTGCTGGAGAGAAGATTGAGGAGGGGTGCTTGGACTTCTTATATACTCCCAACAATGAGGGGCCTTCTGAAATGCTTCACTGCCCCAGTGACCAAATTCCAGTTGGAAACCTAAAGAAACGAAACGGCAGCCAGCGGGAAGGAACGTGGGGGAGTGCATTACTCCAGTTCTTATATTTTGCATTTGCTCACAGTGGGTGTAACGAAATGACCAAACTTGAGTAAACTAAAAGAAAGCACCTGTCATTGATGGCTtactgttgtttttattctctttcaCTGAGGTCCTGTTGTTGCCCCCGTTACAGAAAAACTTTGGCACCAACACTGGAGACAAAAGTTAGTTCATTTACAAATACAGGCACACAGAAACTTCTTTGGGAAGAAGACAAGATGATGCCACTAGAAGAGCTTTTTCGTGTACTGCAAGGTGGGCTGAGTCTGAGGCTTTTGTATCAGTTTGTAGTCTACAGCAAGAgatgggagggaaagaggagagctggtcttgtggtagcaagcatgacttgtccccttagctaagcagggtccaccctggttgcatttgtatgggagactagaagtgtgagcactgcaagatattcccctcaggggatgaagccgctctgggaagagcagaaggttccaagttccctccctggcatctccaagatagggctgagagagattcctgcctgcaaccttggagaagccgctgccagtctgtgtagacaatactgagctagatggaccagtggtctgactccgtataaagcagtttcctatgttcctaaagaggcAGAGGTAAGTCACTAGCATAAACAAACTGTTCAGTGCTTGCTGTCCTCCATCTGCAGGCACAGAGCTACTGCTAAGCTGGGGAGAGAGGCAAACTGACCCAATGGGCTGTGTGTGCATAAATGGACttcctttcagtttcttttgtcCTGCTGTGCCTGTCAGATAGTTTTGGCACACTGACCGGAGTTTACTCGACCTGTCCTCTCTGTGCTATGTGCTGCCAGTTAGCCGTTCCAGGTATGGTGCTTGGCTGCTGTCCGTCTTGTTCTGCACTTCCTCCCAAAAGCACACCAGGGCTGGCTACTTCAGCTGTTTCATCAGGAGACAGATGAGCTGCTGGCGCTGCATCCAGTGCTCGTGGCTCTGATGGGGTGGCAGCTCAAAGAATGAGAAAGTGAAATTGCGGCTGAAGTTGAGGTTGGTGATGCTGGGCACAGGCGGCAGCGTCATCCCTTGCCACTTGCTCCCGAAGTGTCGGGGCAGCCCTCGGCTGCGGCTCTTCTGCTTGCCCTTGCCCTGGAGCAACCTGGCCCTCCGCCTCTGGTTCCCGTCAGCAGCCAGGGCCTTCTCTCCAAGTTCTGGGAAAAAGCTGCAGGAGCCAGgagtgcctgctgctgctgctgagaaaggGACACTGTGCAAGAAGGACACCATGGGCTTGAAAAGGGCATGGAAAGCGGCCTCGGACTGGGAGGGCCCCATCCAGGGCGACATGTCGTTATTGCCCAAGGGGGCCCCTTTAGCTTGGGaagagcaggcagggaggcaTGGCAGCAGCTTCCGGCCCGGTTTCTCTGAGATGGGAGAAATGGGCAGAGCAAGTGTTAGCAAGGCAAGAGGAAGGACAGGAGGAAGCCGCTCGCGCCTGAGGCTCAAGGGGGGCACTGTGGGTCTGGCCCCGGAGCACAAGGGACCTGCATCCTCAGCTACTCTGGGGCTGTCGACGAAAGGACTGGTGGAGGCCAGCAGCCTAGCTGAGGTGGGGAAGTTCAGCCTCCCTAGCCCATTTCCAAGGGATGCTCCAAAGGACACAGCTCTGGCCCACTCggcatggggctgtagctcagtggcagagcatgcatttgctttgcatgcagaaggtctcgggtttgctccctggcagcatctgcaggcagggctgggagagactcctgcctcaaaccttggcaagctgctgccagtcagtgtggacagcactgagctcgatggaccaagggtcttgctctggataaggcagcttcctatgttccaagatcCCTGTCTGTGCCAACAACCACTGCACCCTCTATAGAAGCCGTTAGCACTTAAGCAACagcagagccctattcagacattacagtgCTCAGtgtctgtacacacgtacatgtttgtgtgaatgactgtacatgcattcattttaaaagtgaacctggatgcaggcccctttaaaggcagggtagagacaggaagtgtactactgtatgtgcactgaacatcacatgtgaataATTCTGTGTAAGCACACTGTATAcattaatgtgtgaatagggcgtAGGAGTTGCTGCTTCCTTCCACAGAGACTCTTCCCAAATATCAGCAAGGGCGCTGTGGCCCAGTGCCAGGTTCTCTGTCATCCAGCCAATGGGGGTAGGGTAGAGATCAGAGCCTCACCAAGGTCTTTGTCTCCTTCTCTGGGAATCGGGGGAAGAGCAATCCCGTTTTGCCTGGGGATTACGGAAGTCTTGGGGGCAGCTTTGCTCTGGTGCTTGACTGCAGCTCCTACCTAGGCATGGGAAAACCATACAAGTTGAATTGAGTGAGTGTCAGAGAGCACAAGAAGACAGTAAGGATTGCAAACAACAGTCTATGCAAGGTGGATCTTGGGCTAGGGCCTGCACAGTGGCTATTCTTTTCCAGCTGACACTGTGGCCACGTGACTACTGGGAGccttggcaaaatacaaaggtctGCACGGCCCTCAGACAGTCTCTTGCTGGTGAGCAAATCTAGGCCACCGTTGATGCAGACTGGCGTGAAAGCGTGCACTGCTAGTGGGGTGGCATCAGGACTCGGCCAGCTGGGGACCCACACCCTGTCGGGGGCCCACGTGGCTAGGCTGAGCcttgtgctgctgccactgtgccCAGCATCCTCACTGGCAAATGAGAGTGTCCgccagaggccccccccccgggatGCTTCCAGTGGCTGGTGGGAACGGCTGGAGAAGAAGGAACTGCTACACACAAGTCACCCTCGCCAAATGAAGAGGGAGCTCATTGGCTGATCGGAGCAGGAAGAGCTGCTACATGCCACTGCTGGTAAGCTCAGGCTGGGGGGCAGCTGAGTGCAGGGCTTTGCCCCAGCAACCTGGCACTAGGACTGCTGCTGGGTATTCTGAAGAGAATGCAACCCAACCAGGCACGAGTCTATCTGGGGATATTTTAGATTAAAAGGCCGGGTAGAATTCTTTAAAATAAGCTAAAAATCATGAGGAAGAAGCACATGTTACCATGACTCATACGCAAGCTAGCCCCGTTCTATTCGTATTCTCTAGCAGCTTTGATAATGGAATTCCTGGTGCTTTTCATGCAAGCCTGCACGAGTGCCTCTGCCTAGCTCATCCTCCCCTTGCTCAGGCTTCTCAAGGGCCAAGCCTCTTCGCGGCTGCAGAGAGAGCCAGTGCAGAAGCATTCAAAAGCACCACCAGGCGGCTTCTTGTTCCCGCTTGGCCTGTGGAGTCAGCCTTGCCACCTCACAGACTCCAAAGTCCGGAGAATACCCCGTCCATACCCTCCTCACTGCCCCCTCAGTGAAGAATGGACAAGCAGTGGAGCCAGCCATCCGGACTGCAATTATGAACTAGCAACCCCATTATGCTGTGAAGGCAGACATGCCCAGAGGTAATGGACAGCAACCTGGTTCAGGAGCTTAGCGCGATCCTGCATGCTGAGCCACTCTGAAATATCATGCCCCATCTCTGCACTCCGCCAGAGCCACGAAGGCTTCGCCTACCTTCTCCAGCCATCCTAAGCTCTTGCCTCCAGCAGGCTCTTCTTTGTCCCTTCCATGGCTCTGGCATTTCCTGCAGGCAGGGGTCACCCCCATTCTCATGGCACAGCCTGGGTGGGTGATGACACTGGCTGTGGGCAGGGCTGCGCCTCGGATCAtggtgccagtcacggaagggaGCAGGGCGGTTGCTTCCAAGGGCGCTATCGGCTGTGACGCTTCTGCCGGGCTCTGCCTGGCCCTTTGGGTGAAGTGTGGCTGGAAAGGCATCTTTGAGCTGACCCAACGGGAGCATCCCAGGTAAGGCTCTGGCAGCTGGAGAGTGCTCAGCAGCTCCTGAACATGGCACTGGAAGAGGCCAGGCAGAGCATGAATGCCCATCAGAGGAGAGCTCAAGCCTTGCTACTCGGCATCCTTCTGGTGCCAGCCCCACCAGCTGCATCCCACACTCTGTGCAGCCTGGGGCAGCGTTGCTCTAGTTGGCAGGGAGTTCAGCCGCTTACCCTGAGACCACAGGCCATTGGGAATCAGCAGTGCATGAACCTCTGCACAAAGGGGCCGTGGTGTGACCTTCCTGTGGCTGCCGCCTGGGCCATGAAATATGCATGGAGCTGCTGGGGAGCCCGTAACTCCAGCCCGTCCAGGGCTCAAGTGCTGAATTATTGAGCACAGGTTGGAAGGCACTTGCTCAGCAACCCAGCACGTTTGCACCTCCAAATGAGGGCCCCAAGTCCTAAAAGGAGAGCCTAGCAGGGGCTGAAGAGTGAAAATGCAGAACACGCGGCTTGAAGGGGAAAATAATGTACAGGGGTGGAGTCCAAAGGGGATATGGTTGGAACTTCCCTACTGTTCGACAGGGAACCAGAGTTGGCCTCCTTCCTTAGAGTCCATTCAGGGTATTCCCTTTCCATCTGAGTGTCTGCATTGATCACAGACTATATCATCTTTCCCTCCTGAACCATCCATGAATCAGGGAGGTGCTTCTTCCAAAACAATCTTCTGGCTAGACATTTTTTTCAGGGGCAGGGAGCACACAGAAAGCCTCTTCTGTCAGTTTTATAGTGGAAAAAGGCCAGTGGTCAGCAGGCACACACAAAGTCAGAAGCTATATTAAGCAAGCTAGCACCTGAAACTGGCAACTACATAAACAGCAGTAATCGGTATTTCTGAGTTGGTAGCTCAGACACAACGGTATGACAACAGGAAACCCTTCTCTGCAACAGGAAGAAGGAATTAAATTCTATGGGCTCTTCTCAATCATATGATCAGAGGTTTCCCAAATCCAAGTGAATTGAATCCTCTTGATCTTCATCCTGGAGGCTAGTTCTGAGAGATAATTCAGTGTAGCTGGAAGGAAAACGGGACCACCTCTCCCCTGCGGTCAGAAGAAGAGGCCTGAAGTTGGAAAACTCTTGTAGTTTCAGAAAAGGAAGGGCATATTTGTAAACTTCAGTCATCAGACCGGTGAAGGCAGAGGGACCATATTCAGCATCTCAGATGTAGGCACCCTAATAAAAGATTGCTAAGCTGCGTTTCCAGCTGTGCTATCAAACCAGACAGTTACTGCTGAAGGAGCCAAGGCAAGTGATGTGATAAGAAGGGGGAATATCTGCATGGGATTCTGATGACGTGTATGAAGCTGTTCTATACTGAATTAGATCATTGGTGCACCTAGGTGAATACTGACTCTATCGAGTGGCAATGGCTCTTCAGGTTTTTACCCAGCCCTCCCTGGACGTGCTGGGGATGAAACCCAGGACCTTTTGCATAGAAAGCAGATGCCCTATCACCAGGCTACAGCCCTTCCCTAAAGTAGTTACCCAAGAAGCAGCCTTCCCTGTGGGACAGGGCCAAGATGGCCCTTGCAGCTTTCACATGGTGTTGTCCCTCTGCCCATCTGGCAGTCATTCTTATTCCTTTGTTTCCCAATCGGGCAAGGCCATTGTGGGCTCTCTTCACTTTCTTTCGCATGCTCATTTTTATTTCTGCACCTGCCCGATAGGCCTCTGCTCAGATGGCATAACACAGCGGAGAACCTCCAGACCCTGGCCACATATCACACTGCAATAGCTTTGCTTCTCAGCTTCCCAACACTCCAGAGAAGCCACATCAGCCACATGGCAGAACTTGCTGCACACAAAAGACAGCCCATCCTCACAAAGGCGCCATAGTGTCAGACGCTGGTCCACAGAAACAGACAGGAGGAAGTCCGGGTGGAGGATGTGCACCCCTGTCACATGAGCCGCATGAGCACAAAGCCGTGAGAGCTTCCTGGAAACGTGGACGCCTGTCCCAGCAGTGGGGCTTTTGGAATTTGTGCCAATAACACAGAGAGAGATGGAGCCATCGTCACTGCCGCTGGCCACGAGGAAATGCCCATCTGCCGTTTCCTGGatgtggaggctattcacaccacAGCTGTGAGCCTGGACAGTCAACACCGGGGTCCCCAGGGCTGGAAAACACGAGAGGGGCTTGTCAAATTATAACATGTGCAAGGTTGAAGGGGAACACAGTGCAGATCAGATGATGCCCTTGCAAGAGGGGATATggagagatagatatagatacataCACATGAAGGTCatcatctatgtggtcgctaggagtcgacagtgacttgatggcacttaatcaatcaatcaaggtggCACACACAAACAGAACAGTCAATACCATCACCTACCCAGAAGCTTCCTTTCGTTGCTTTCCACCTTTACAGCCTCTGCAGCCTGCTCAACGGTGGCAGTGATATCCCAAAATGCAATACTCCCATCAGTGGCAGCACTGCCCAAGAAATGTCTCCTGTGAAATAAAACGCATTGGTGAGACTGGCTTTCTAGGGGCCTCAGGTCACATCACCATATCCCTGCCTTGAGTTTTCAGTTTTCCAGGTAATTCTGCATGAGAGACTGTTTTGGTTGAGGGGGCTACATCTTGTGGCCCATTTAAAAGAAAGTCGCTGCTGCAAGTCTTACCTCCTTTGGTCTGCTGTCTTGTGTGCAAATGCCTGGATTTTCAGGACACAGTGCTGATGATGAAAGGACTCTGCCACAAGCCACAGTTTCTGAGCGCCCTCAAGCAGCAAGAAAAGCCTATTACAGAGATGCAGGCAGATCGTCAGTACAAGAAAAGGAGATGCACTGGCTAGCAAGGGCTGCAGTTATGTGctggctctgctgctcatgtggtcCAGTTGGGGGATACTGATGCATTGCAGAATAGCAGCTGCTCTGCATAGGATATTCTCTCCCCCTTGCCCCTCTGGCTCCTATCACCCATTAGCTCTGTATTCTTGCCTAGCAGGTAAGGAAAGCCCACTCTAACTTCCAGGCGCCTCCCAGGGAGAGTGCAGTGATCCTTCTTACCGGACAGATCCATCACTGCAGGCAGCAGCTAGGAAAAGTAAGGGGCCAGGCAGCTCTGCATCCTCTGTATAAGCTAGCACTGCAATTGACATATACCTGAAACAAAAAAGCAGCAGTCAGTTGGCCTTTCTGAGGCTCTCCCTCTGCTGGCAGTTCAAACATCTAGAGCAGTGTTCCTCAACGTTTTTGGTGTCATTGCATTACACATgccgtttcctggaccagcagttagtaagggggtcgcccCCAACTCccggcaccccccaccccaaaacaatttcaggcagcagcccttgctgctggatcatgttcattttgaggaagtgaaatgaacattgTCCAGCtgcaagggctgtctggaaatgagctccagagagctcccagtggTTTCCGCccgcccaaaattgttttttttttgggggggagagtttttattagtgatgcttcACGGACCTGTACCCAATGCCTCAgagactggtggttgagaaacactgatttagagCAGCAAATGCATGCATTCACATGCTGGCCCATGGCGTGTTTACATCATTACATGCTATGGTGCCCACTATGTGTGCAGGAGAGCAGTCACCTCCTAGACACGGGCCTGCTTATTCTGATTCACAGCCCAGAGCAGTGGAGAGAACAATCGGCTTCTGGTATTAATTAAGCAACTGGACCTCGCTGTGCAAAATGTATTCCGGTTCTGCTAGTCAAGGGGAGGGACAAAACTGTTTTCCAGCTGTGCGACCTCCACTGTGGAAAGTCCTGCCCCAAGAAGCCCACCTGGCTCCAACCTCATTGCCCCACCGGACTGAGGTGTGGCTTTTTAGGGGAAAGGTGATTTGGTTTGGGGTTTTCCTGCTATGTGGGAGCTTTACTTGACCTGGTGgcgctctttttctttctccgcTGCTGTTAATGTATTTTATTGATATTTTGCTTCTTGTGGCTTCATAATTATTCTTGTGAATGTTTTTATTGTCTGATGACGTTGTTAgccatttcattttttctttaaatcgaaaagcgggatataaaccctatattaaccgcccagagacaaaagattgggcagtatagaagttaaataaaataaaataatgtatgtaAGACAGTGATCCTTCCCAGTCTCACCACTGCCAGTCCCATGTGGCTCCCCTCTGTCTGGCTTTGGAGATTTCCTCTAAGTACTGACCACATCCTTTCAAAGCTTCTCCCCATGACCTTGAGGGCAGAAACTTGCTGGATCATCGGGATGCTGAATTCTAGGCCCAGTGTCCAATCCCACGTGTGCATAGTACTGCCATGTGGTCCATCCTGTTCTTGGGGACTTTTATTGACACCAATggcctttagcaatagcaatagcaataacacttacatttatatactgctttatagccggagctctctaagcagtttacaatgatttagcatattgcccccaacattctgggtactcattttaccgacctcggaaggatggaaagctgagtcaaccttgagcccctggtcaggatcgaacttgtaaccttctggttacagggcggcagttttaccactgcgccaccaggggctccttttgcATTTCATTCTCCTCTTAAATCACAAGATACACACAACCCTCTGTTAAGCATAACTGCTTCATTTAAAAGAGAAGTGCATTATTTTAGTCTTCACAGTTAAAGATAAAAAGCAACTTTCAATATTCATGGAATATTTGCTAAGAGATCAGAAGCCAGAAGGGCTTCTGAATGTTGCACAACAGAAAGGGCCCTCTCATGCCTTCCCCACCTCTAGTCTGATCCTGTGGCCTGTTAATACCTTCTGCTTTTCTAATGTCCAGTGTATCTAGACttgcatattaaaaaaacaaaagaaaatgttGTAATCGTCCCCACCACATTTTGCACAATTCTGCTGAATTCTGCAATGTTGACTCTAGCATAAAGGGCTGTTTATAACATCTCACAGAGGTTGAATGGGCAAGAAAATGATTCTTGAGGCCAACTGGAAGTGATCACAGCTGTACTCACTTCTGTTACAACAGAaggaagtgagtgagtgagtgagtgagcatgtctgtctgtctgtcttggcACTGGTGAGGTTGATCATGCTAACCTTGAGGCTAAAGAGTGTATAGGTTTCATATTCTCTGTTTGGGCATCAATAACATCTCCGACACAGGTGCCCTGTTTCTTCAAAGCCTGCCCCTGCCCAAGATAAAATGCTATTGGAAAAAGGCATTGCTGCTACCTGGTCTCTGGGTCCATCTTGATCAACTTGTGCCTGTTCTTCATGCGGTCCCACTGTTCATCTAATCGATGGGATGCGATGTGGACCAACTGGCAGACCATGCCACTCCTAGAGCCATGGTCAGGGCTGAGGAGCAAATGGTAACACTCAATTTGGGCTCGGCCTCCAGCTGAGAACAGGATGGTGGAGATGGATCCTGTCTCCAGCTGAGTGGTGCCGTTCTCAGCCACTGCCAGAGCTCTCACACTGGAGATGTGGTCGCCAATGGCTGTGAGCTGGGTCACTGAGTGGGACTGCCCTGCAAGGGCCAGAATATTCACCATGTTGTCCTCACTGCCAGTGGCAAGGATGCTCACCGGCGCCTGCCCAGCTGTTCTCAAAGTTCCCACATGGCATAGACAGGTCAGTTCCCGCCCGTGCAAAGGCTCTTTGAAGACACGCTGTTCATCGGGTGCACCACTGCTTTGGAACACTA
Above is a window of Hemicordylus capensis ecotype Gifberg chromosome 2, rHemCap1.1.pri, whole genome shotgun sequence DNA encoding:
- the LOC128346045 gene encoding uncharacterized protein LOC128346045 isoform X3; amino-acid sequence: MGIHALPGLFQCHVQELLSTLQLPEPYLGCSRWVSSKMPFQPHFTQRARQSPAEASQPIAPLEATALLPSVTGTMIRGAALPTASVITHPGCAMRMGVTPACRKCQSHGRDKEEPAGGKSLGWLEKVGAAVKHQSKAAPKTSVIPRQNGIALPPIPREGDKDLAAAGTPGSCSFFPELGEKALAADGNQRRRARLLQGKGKQKSRSRGLPRHFGSKWQGMTLPPVPSITNLNFSRNFTFSFFELPPHQSHEHWMQRQQLICLLMKQLK
- the LOC128346045 gene encoding uncharacterized protein LOC128346045 isoform X1: MGIHALPGLFQCHVQELLSTLQLPEPYLGCSRWVSSKMPFQPHFTQRARQSPAEASQPIAPLEATALLPSVTGTMIRGAALPTASVITHPGCAMRMGVTPACRKCQSHGRDKEEPAGGKSLGWLEKVGAAVKHQSKAAPKTSVIPRQNGIALPPIPREGDKDLEKPGRKLLPCLPACSSQAKGAPLGNNDMSPWMGPSQSEAAFHALFKPMVSFLHSVPFSAAAAGTPGSCSFFPELGEKALAADGNQRRRARLLQGKGKQKSRSRGLPRHFGSKWQGMTLPPVPSITNLNFSRNFTFSFFELPPHQSHEHWMQRQQLICLLMKQLK
- the LOC128346045 gene encoding uncharacterized protein LOC128346045 isoform X2 codes for the protein MQLVGLAPEGCRVARLELSSDGHSCSAWPLPVPCSGAAEHSPAARALPGMLPLGQLKDAFPATLHPKGQAEPGRSVTADSALGSNRPAPFRDWHHDPRRSPAHSQCHHPPRLCHENGGDPCLQEMPEPWKGQRRACWRQELRMAGEEKPGRKLLPCLPACSSQAKGAPLGNNDMSPWMGPSQSEAAFHALFKPMVSFLHSVPFSAAAAGTPGSCSFFPELGEKALAADGNQRRRARLLQGKGKQKSRSRGLPRHFGSKWQGMTLPPVPSITNLNFSRNFTFSFFELPPHQSHEHWMQRQQLICLLMKQLK